One genomic region from Proteus vulgaris encodes:
- a CDS encoding AraC family transcriptional regulator, protein MRQEQARLIHLPELNSLAYLQAEYLHQTFSRHTHEGFCIGVIDDGAQQFYRTGSEHIAPKGDIIIVNADEIHTGSSAVESGWAYQAIYPTPEYLQTLTRDLQQERGSTPWFPDAVIHDPGLSQQLLLLFSLLEQPNNFLLKESLLLSTMAMLILRYSKTRIQEKPLSAIGQRLQWVSELMNDAPENEFSLNTLAEMVNLSPWHFLRQFKKEIGMTPHAWLIQARIRKARQLLSLGHTLSDVTQLCGFSDQSHFHRHFKNAIGVTPGNYLKGLRLSSSLKSPLLS, encoded by the coding sequence ATGCGACAAGAGCAGGCTAGACTTATTCACCTTCCTGAGCTTAATAGCCTTGCTTATCTGCAAGCTGAATATCTACATCAAACTTTCTCGCGCCATACTCATGAAGGCTTTTGTATCGGAGTTATTGACGATGGCGCACAACAGTTTTATCGAACAGGAAGCGAACATATCGCACCTAAAGGCGATATCATTATTGTCAATGCAGATGAAATCCACACAGGCTCTTCTGCGGTTGAATCTGGCTGGGCGTATCAAGCTATTTATCCCACACCAGAATATCTGCAAACATTAACGCGTGATTTGCAACAAGAACGTGGTTCAACACCGTGGTTTCCAGATGCCGTTATTCACGATCCAGGTTTAAGCCAGCAGCTTTTATTGCTCTTTTCATTATTAGAACAACCTAATAATTTTCTACTTAAAGAGTCGCTGTTACTTTCAACAATGGCAATGTTGATATTGCGTTATAGCAAAACACGAATTCAAGAAAAGCCGTTGAGTGCAATAGGGCAACGGTTGCAATGGGTAAGTGAATTAATGAATGACGCACCCGAAAATGAATTTTCACTTAATACCTTAGCGGAGATGGTAAATTTAAGCCCTTGGCATTTTCTACGTCAATTTAAAAAAGAGATTGGTATGACGCCTCACGCTTGGCTTATTCAAGCGCGAATTCGCAAAGCAAGACAGTTACTTTCTTTAGGTCATACGCTTTCTGATGTCACACAACTTTGTGGCTTTTCGGATCAAAGCCATTTCCATCGCCATTTTAAAAATGCCATTGGTGTCACGCCGGGTAATTATTTAAAAGGGCTTCGATTGTCATCCTCTTTAAAATCCCCTTTATTATCGTAA
- a CDS encoding LacI family DNA-binding transcriptional regulator, with translation MKKQKRITITDIAKLAGVSKTTASLVLNGRGKEMRVSDDTIARITTIAEQYQYQPNIHARSLRDNRSYALGLVIPDITNYGFASVAYELEILCREAGIQLLISCTDENAAQETLAIEHLLSRQIDGLIVASCLQSDVEYQRLSKQIPVVLFDRYFEGTTLPFVVTDSITATQQLIAEIASTKGIDEFYFLGGQSTLSPTKDRLLGFTQGLSQANINLKSEWIIHGHYHPSSGYEMFGSLCASLGRSPKFVFTSACGLLDGVLRYLSQNKIMQNEVYLAGFDDHYLYDSLSIPIDTVAQNNPELASHCFRLVMGLINQTNLEVHQIFVPAKIHQRHE, from the coding sequence GTGAAAAAACAAAAACGTATCACGATCACCGATATTGCAAAATTAGCGGGTGTTTCAAAAACAACGGCAAGTTTAGTGTTAAATGGCCGAGGTAAAGAGATGCGTGTTTCTGATGATACCATTGCGCGTATTACGACCATTGCGGAACAATATCAGTATCAACCTAATATTCACGCTCGCTCTTTACGTGATAATCGTAGTTATGCGTTGGGATTAGTTATTCCTGATATTACTAATTATGGTTTTGCTTCCGTGGCTTATGAGCTAGAAATATTATGTAGAGAAGCGGGTATTCAATTACTTATTTCTTGTACTGATGAAAATGCGGCTCAAGAAACGCTAGCAATAGAACATCTATTATCACGACAAATCGACGGTTTGATTGTCGCTTCTTGTTTACAAAGCGATGTTGAATATCAACGTTTAAGTAAACAAATACCTGTTGTGTTATTTGACCGTTATTTTGAAGGAACAACACTGCCTTTTGTTGTCACCGATTCAATTACGGCAACACAACAACTTATTGCAGAAATTGCTTCGACAAAAGGCATTGATGAGTTTTACTTTTTAGGTGGACAATCAACGCTTTCACCGACTAAAGATCGTCTTTTAGGTTTTACGCAAGGGCTTTCACAAGCAAATATTAATCTGAAATCAGAGTGGATCATTCATGGGCATTATCACCCAAGTTCAGGTTATGAAATGTTTGGCTCTTTGTGTGCATCGCTAGGGCGATCGCCTAAGTTTGTTTTTACTTCTGCTTGTGGCTTATTAGATGGCGTGTTGCGCTATCTAAGTCAAAATAAAATTATGCAAAATGAAGTCTATTTAGCAGGTTTTGATGATCACTATTTGTATGATTCATTATCAATACCAATAGATACTGTTGCACAAAATAATCCTGAATTAGCGTCACACTGTTTCCGACTGGTTATGGGACTAATTAACCAGACAAATTTAGAAGTTCATCAAATTTTTGTTCCAGCAAAAATTCATCAACGGCATGAGTAA
- a CDS encoding sucrose-6-phosphate hydrolase, with translation MIKSEGLSAILQAVMRNSTKAVKDKYYPHWHLAPVTGLLNDPNGFCFDGEYYHLFYQWNPLSCEHKNKCWGHWRSKDLITWQHQPIALLPDEFYDKDGCYSGSAVIHQGQLTLCYTGNVKFEDGSRTAWQCLAVENKQGGFDKLGPVLGLPEGYSGHVRDPKIWQYNNVWYMVLGAQTLDKQGKVLLYRASHLYQWQLVGELAGSHLGGLNDVGYMWECPDLFELDGHFILLACPQGIKKEQHRFLNSHPSAYLIGDFDYSTLQFQYGDLIELDAGFEFYAPQTTLANGRRLLFGWMGVPDGEEMYQPTIANGWIHQMTCPRELYIKENKLYQQPVKELQQLRQKPVYWQGLADDAPDINGFSFELEVELFGSLAIHFSDTLVFTIKNNQAVLKRRSVKNGEWQSRFWSGDIKHLQILCDNSSVEIFFNGGAGVMSSRFFPSEKQTICFLGKDTINLTTWQLKNALLS, from the coding sequence GGCATTTAGCACCAGTAACGGGATTATTAAATGATCCCAATGGATTTTGCTTTGATGGTGAATACTATCATCTGTTTTATCAGTGGAACCCTTTGTCTTGTGAGCATAAAAATAAATGTTGGGGGCACTGGCGTTCAAAGGATCTTATTACTTGGCAACATCAACCCATTGCGTTATTGCCTGATGAATTTTATGACAAAGATGGCTGTTATTCTGGTAGTGCGGTGATCCATCAAGGGCAATTAACTCTTTGTTATACCGGTAATGTAAAATTTGAAGATGGCTCACGCACAGCTTGGCAATGTTTAGCCGTAGAAAATAAACAAGGAGGTTTTGATAAGTTAGGGCCAGTCTTAGGGCTACCAGAAGGTTATAGTGGTCATGTTCGTGATCCTAAAATTTGGCAATATAACAATGTATGGTACATGGTATTAGGCGCACAAACGTTAGATAAACAGGGTAAAGTTTTACTTTATCGTGCATCTCACTTATATCAATGGCAATTAGTCGGCGAGTTAGCCGGAAGTCATTTAGGTGGTTTAAATGACGTGGGTTATATGTGGGAATGCCCAGATCTCTTTGAGCTTGATGGACACTTTATTTTATTAGCTTGTCCTCAGGGAATAAAAAAAGAGCAACATCGATTTTTAAATTCTCACCCTAGCGCCTATTTAATAGGAGATTTTGATTATTCAACCCTGCAATTCCAATATGGTGATTTAATTGAGCTAGATGCTGGTTTTGAATTTTATGCACCTCAAACAACACTAGCTAATGGTAGACGTCTATTATTTGGTTGGATGGGGGTTCCTGATGGAGAAGAAATGTATCAACCGACTATTGCTAATGGTTGGATACATCAAATGACATGCCCTCGTGAATTATATATAAAAGAAAATAAGCTTTATCAACAACCCGTAAAAGAGTTACAGCAACTCAGACAAAAGCCAGTATATTGGCAAGGTTTGGCTGATGATGCGCCAGACATTAATGGATTTTCGTTTGAACTTGAAGTAGAACTATTCGGCTCTCTCGCTATTCATTTTTCTGATACTCTTGTTTTCACTATTAAAAACAACCAAGCCGTGTTAAAACGCCGTAGTGTCAAAAACGGAGAGTGGCAATCACGTTTCTGGTCTGGTGATATAAAACATCTTCAAATATTATGTGATAATTCTAGTGTGGAAATTTTCTTTAATGGTGGAGCTGGCGTGATGAGTAGCCGTTTTTTTCCTTCAGAAAAACAGACTATCTGTTTCTTGGGGAAAGACACAATAAACCTCACAACTTGGCAACTAAAGAATGCATTACTTAGTTAA